In the Populus trichocarpa isolate Nisqually-1 chromosome 1, P.trichocarpa_v4.1, whole genome shotgun sequence genome, GGACATATTTAGCAAATATGCACACTTCATGGCTATTCCACACCCTTATACTGCCTGTTCTGTAGCCCGAGTGTTTGTAGACAATGTCTACAAATTGCATGGGTTCCCAGCCACCATTGTTAGTGACAGGGACACGGTCTTTCTTAGTCTCTTCTGGAAGGAGCTATTTGCTAGACAAGGCGTCAAGCTATGCTATTCAACAGCCTACCACCCCCAATCAGATGGCCAGACAGAGGTGGTCAATAAGTGTCTCGAAAACTACCTGCGTTGCATGACAGGTGCTTCACCAACACGGTGGGTTCAGTGGCTTCCCCTAGACGAATGGTGGTACAATACCAACTACCATACGGCCACCAAATCCACCCCATATGAAATCCTCTACGGTTACCCTCCCCCTCTACACATTCCCTACTTCCTAAAAGACTCACATGTCGACGCAGTGGATAATTTCTTATACAAAAAGGAACAAATTCTACAGGCAGTCAAGAAAAACCTACAGAATGCAAGGCATAGAATGATTCAACttgcaaacaaacacagaagtGAAAGACAATTTGCTATTGGCGATTTCGTCTACCTCAAATTGCAACCATACAAACAGAAAACTCTAGGCCACAGACATTCTCAAAAATTAGCTTCAAAATACTACGGTCCATACGAAGTTTTAGCAAGAATTGGTACCGTGGCTTATAAATTGAAGTTACCCATCTCTGCATCCCTCCACCCTGTGTTTCATGTGTCACTGTTGAAGAAGAAGGTGGGAAATCGGGAGGTGTACCCCACATTGCCTGCTCTGCCTTCTGAACCTCTTCTCCTTCCACAGGCTATTTTGGATCGCCGAATGGTCAAGAGGAATCTACAAGCAGCCACCCAACTCCTCGTTCATTGGGCAGGTCTTACACCTGCAGAAGCTACCTAGGAGTTTGCTGATGAGCTCGCCCTCCGATTTCCACAATTCGACCTTGAGGACAAGGTCCATTTGAAGGAGGGGCAATTGTTACAGGGCGGCAACTAACTAATGGGTTCACACGGGGGGAAATTCAAATTAAGGGAACAATTGATAGAACGGTGCGTTTTAGAGTAAGTCATTAAGTCCAAAACGATGTGTTTTATAGAGTTTATAATTCTGTTATGAGTCACATGGAAAGGAAAGAAGTCACGAGCTGGTTGTTAGGCTCCTCTGTATATATAATAGCATTCTGTTGCAACAGATGCAGGCATGCAATAATATTGAACCAATTCCTTTTCCTTTGGTAATTCTTCCCTTACACCTTCTTTGTGTTTTCACCGCTCCTTCtacttcttccttcttcttcttcttcgtctatTTCTTCTGCTCTATCTCTTGACAACTAAGTTAGTTGCTCCAGATATCCATACCACAACTTAGCAAAGAATGTTTGCAGAGAGATTTATCATCATGAAGAGCACCTTTAAGCTTAGCCTGGAAGGTGACATGATGAACAAGGCCCCTGCCAAAAGCATTTGTCCAGGCACCACCTCCTCTGTCTCAAGATCAGCACCTTGATTAACATTACACTCATTAAGAAATTAATCCAAGGAATAAAAGTGTAATGGATGTGAATATATTTACTTAATCCTGAGGATGGAAGTCAAAACGTCAATAAAAATGAGATTAACAAGCAATTGCTACTGCTTACTAGGTGCCTTTCATTGTAGAATTCAACAGCCTTCTTTGCAGCATACTTAAATTGTTCAAGACAAGGgttttgcaattttgatttttgcaagTGCAATAGGatcccaaataaaatacatgcctccattaacacatatttttaaaaagaagaaaaaaccaagaatGATTATGGATCCAGGGTCGGGAATGGGAGGAGGGCCTCAAGCTAAACAAGACCTCCAATGACCCCAAAGCCGCCTACTCTCCACCCCAAAGATCTTCATCTTTTGCGAACCTGCGGGAGGAAGGTATGTTTCTAGATAGAGTCCTCCAAAACCTCCCACATTTGTCCAACCTCTCCCAGGGGGTCATGTTCTTGTCATCTGACCAATTACTTGGCGACCAAAGAGGCCTCAAGGCCCTCAACCCTTTGTAATCACCCCCCCGCCCCCTACAGTAATTCTCCTCCTTCCTCTCATCTCGCTTTTCAACCTCATTCTCACTTTTCCTGCACGATACCATGCTTTCATCTCTTCACCCATTTCCGGCTTCTTCCTTTCCATCTCTCTTTTTCGAAACCATTTTCCAATCTGCCTGCCTGAAACTTGAATCGTTACTCACAAAGGGATCAAAATCAGGATTTCAAGGTTTCcttatttgttatttgttattgaAGTCCTTATCCTAGCCTAGTCTACCCTTTATATTTAGTCCTCTTCTTAATAACGTTTACAACTACAAGTAATCAAAACGAAGATTATCTTTtgtaattttacttttcttaGGGGTCCTTTGATTAAGCTGGTTGGTCATGCAATTGCCAGCTTTGAGGAACCCAGCCCAACCAAAGAAAGAGCCTTTAGGAACTTTCATCATGTTCCTATGACGAAATAAATGACCGCTCTGATTCTGAGTATTGCCAGAAGACGCTGCAGAAATTTTCGTAGTTATTTTGAGCACATGGCTGTACTTGTACCTGCCCAATTGGCATGCCTGCATTATACATCATCTTTATTGACCACCATTAAATGATCTTGCCCATCAGCCCAAGTACAGGATTCAAAGCAGATGGATTAGCAGAATCAGCATCTCCGCCGGCTAAAAACCTCTCTAGCATCTGGAGAACCAGCTTCTCAGATCCTGAAGTTGGGCAATAGTTCACAGGAACTATTTCAGTCCTCGCATCCAAATTAATGAAGTTGATCGTGGTTTTGAATTGCAACTCATTTGATCTCCCACGGCAAGAACTGCCATTGACGCGATTTCCTTGCTAAAATACCCCCCCTTCTCGTTCCAATATCCTCCCCTAACTTTTAATTAGTGGTGGATCAATAAACTGAGATAAATCCCAAGGTTGATGCCATTTGCATCAATATAAAGTGGACCTACTTCACCAGCATCCTCGGGATGAAATGGTGTCACCCTTGCCTTTTCCCTTTATTGAAATCATTATCTTATCAATATCCTGAGCAGTGTCAAGCTTGAAACAGAGGCTCAGTTTGTACCTTTCCTCAATCAAGCTCTTCTGACATGCAATGGGGAGCTGTAGCACAAAAATAAACCACCAACTTTGTCCTCTTTGGCTTAATTCTATATCTTGTCACCTAGAATCAGCTGTCCACTTGAACATTGCATTCGATTCCACCCAATAACTCAAGAGTTttgaaaggagaaagaaaactgGTGACATTGTTGAAGGCTAATTTACTTGAGATTAGAGCAAAGTTGATGCTTAAAGGTGGTCATTTTGATAGTGGTGAAGAGTTATTCGGGGCTTGTGTAAGCATCTGGACTGTGATGCTGAGCTACAATCATGCTCAAACATTGGCTGCCCAAGAAACACGAGCTAAAAAAGCTAAATAGAAAGAGGAGCAAACTGCGATGCAGGTAATCTCTATCAATGGAAGAACCGACCATCGAACCATGGAGGGCTCGGATTTGCTCACACTGAAATAACCGATGTTTAGTTAGAAATATAAGCATGAAGTTGATTGTAATTTATAGCAGTCTTCATTGCACATCATGACATTAACTTCAAGTTGAAGAACCCTCAATTTGGTcacttttttaatatacaagATGTTCAATCTCACTTGATCGAAGATAAGAAATTAAACAAGACCAAATCTTGGATGAAACCCAAGAAAGCGAAGGGATTGAAAAGGACAGGTGAGAAAACAACGAAGTGGTAGTTGAGAATAGTTAAGTTGTTTGTCTGAATCTGAATGATCAAAATTTCAAAGGTCCCCATGTAGTAAATAGGAGGAGGTGTCTGGTCTCCACTCTACAATGACAGTTCCCTCTATCATCATCCATCTGTTACCCTCTTCTACCAAAGTAGTAggtaacttgataaaaaaataaattgagttaaggtaaaacataaatagtatcATAAACAACAAGTCATTGAAAACAATAGAGAATCCCTCTTATCCATGTCCAAAAACATACTTACATAAGAAATAGTATCACAAGACAGGAAGGCAGTAATTGTTGAAATTCACACTAAACAacattgttataaaaaatagtatcaCAAGACAGGAAGGCAGTAATTGTTGAAATTCACACTAAACTACGTTGTTGACTTTAAGTCATAAGTAGTTTCTTCCAACTTGTCTTAAGAACAGAAAAGAGACAAACTTTCACACTCcaaagaaaccaaaaccaaacaaaatcacACAGAACTCTCCACAAGAATCAttataatgtaaaataataaagcaatCAATGAAACGATGTAAAGTCAGTTCCTTTCAAGGACTCCGATTTTACTTGATGAATTGACCACCACCATCACTAGATGCTGATAAAGCTCCATATGACCCGGACACATAACCTGACCCGACCAAAGCAGCTTCCTCGCCAGGAACCAACAACCCATCTGAATTCCTCAATACAGCATGAATCGCACATACCAAAAATCCAATCAGAACACCCCAAACCAAATTCCAAGCTGCCCCGCTTAACCAAACACCCAAAAcagaaaccaaaaccaaaccaatcAAAACCAGGCGATCACTCACATCATAGCCCCATAACACCAATGGGTCTTCTCTAAAGAAGTAGAGGAGCAGCCAGAGAGACAGCACAGAAGAAAATATTAGGAGAGAAAATGGAGACCCAATTAGAGATAAAGCTCCGCAAGCATAGATGATTATTGAGTAATttgttgggttgttgccattgcatgtgcacccatccaagatgtcaaaggttggcagccaccattgttgaatgagCTGGAGTTTGGCAGCCACCAATGTTGACAACAAAGCAAGAACAGCTGccatgaaatgcctataaatagagacaTTATGAGAGAGCAAAATGTGAGAGAGAACGTGAGTGTGTgcaagagagtggagagaaagagagctgcaatggcagcagccttgctgccattgcagcagctgcaagtgcagcaaaagagctgggagttgagtttgagtgaagtgatcctcctcctccatgtatgttgtaatcctttctctatatatctctaataatatggactctctcccgtggatgtaggcggttttgccgaaccacgtaaaatattgtgtctgTGTGCTTCCCCTCCGTTTGAGCAATTATCAGTACATCACCGATCGgaaatccccaacaattggtatcagagcacatggtttaaaggggtgtttgattttgctcaaaaatgaaagttgtcaaaattgtgttttgaccataccactgtgtagaggaagaagagacgaagccactgttgAAAACCGCGTCGAAATCGGACGTCGGAAACGTCCACACGCGCCGTCACGCGCCGTCAGGGTGGCTGGCCACGCGCACAGACGCGCGCCACGCGTCACACGCGTCTTCCTCACCCGAATGACCTGACccgacccgacccgaataccagacgACCCGACCCACGCGACAGACCCGGAAAAGGATGACGTCATCATGACGTCATGATGACGCTAGTATACCCAGTCAGCATGCCGCGTAAGCGTCCAGTCAGCATGCCACGTAAGCATCCAGTCAGCAGACACGTCGGCATACGGGTcccacctgccacgtcaccagACGCAAGCCGAGCGGAGCcgagccgagttgagccgagccgtttctgagccgagccgagccgcgagccgaggtataagattctgtgcagcgGAGTCTACATGCAACCGgttctgagattgaatctgggctgTTGATctggccagaattgttttgatcaaatcttagccgtctgaagtgCGATTTGGAcaatttcagacttgtttccagctaatttgatcgttccggatgcaatggtacggtccgatcgttgatatttgagaccaaaaatggcggtggtaaattaacaaaagagattgcccgatcaggaggcatctgaaggtcatcatggtggtcgatggagatgaagaggaagaacgtgcacatgtttacccaattacatgtgctgaactgctaagtggggagaattttaactgccttgaaggaaggcaaaattgggacactctggacacccgatcaagtggacaattagaggtgtagagtgaaaattgatgaagaccaatcttgacgaatctaagaactggtagtctcgccagatgtttagaaatcatgtattaaaccaatgtattccagatcacttgtaaaggaaagccgcaacaaagctagcaaatggttgtatatacggaaagacagtacgatggatagatatggcctaagaagttctgtctaggagattgggttttaagcgggaccagtgtgacccctccaatctttcctgggaacttgcttagtggaaggattattcATAcagtactattttcgtatatatagcagtttgtaatgaaacagttgaagactagcaggatgacggcacaagggaacagttgggttccaaaggttcaaggatctgatggagtggtgatttctccaaagaagttagattcggtgactgtgatttctcgaggggagaattgatgaagaccctgataatggaagaggaatacaacaaggggataaagattggcaccctattttgacttggacaagtgttgtgacaggatgagctgctgtcaaacataagcaaggaatagggagaaatctggagaacagaaattgcacgagggcacacggagattgtgcagaggtacccgtaggatccaacgaggtactgtaatgagacaacaggtgcaaggagaagaagtgttttcagatgaagctcagagcagagactgttaaagtttgtacaacaggaagtctcttgtgctcttgatgaagacaacaggcgaagacctttccaatgcatgcaaggatggaaagagagctgttgtagaggcacctaattgagggggtgtaaacgcctgtgataaaaggcgaccgcctatgatgaaaggcgaagacaccaaagagagttggtgtaggtggagctgtcaagcagaaaagcacagaagctccaaacatagaaatcgaggtggaggattgcgaggagtataccgcaagtttctctttctatgtaatcagtggcagttatctctcccatagtgcacatggtggtagagaacttttttggagccactttgaagcatctcagctgaaggaggatgcgaccgcctatgaaaggcgaagacaccttggagaaggtgtgagggccatgatcggagccccagttcagaccgccccatgacaacgggcgaagacaccttagagaaggtgtatgggccacgataggagcccaagttcagaacaaccccagagccaatgtgatggttggatatgagtggacagatggatagccaatgaagtggctatgatgagtatggagacaaatgcaggattgactttcatggatattgcccccatgataaagatcaatgagctagaagataTTTgtcttggacaataagtggatgacttgtggagcattaagacgcggctgctatgaagaagcagaagggcatgtgcaggttccgagaacgagttgactcttgtcaaggtggtgagctcg is a window encoding:
- the LOC112328622 gene encoding PRA1 family protein G2, yielding MSQPPPPSTTTTYTTIPISAGDVISRSLQNFTSSFSILRPWPELFTSGSFTRPDSFATALTRLRANFHHFRVNYSIIIYACGALSLIGSPFSLLIFSSVLSLWLLLYFFREDPLVLWGYDVSDRLVLIGLVLVSVLGVWLSGAAWNLVWGVLIGFLVCAIHAVLRNSDGLLVPGEEAALVGSGYVSGSYGALSASSDGGGQFIK